From the genome of Faecalibacterium prausnitzii:
TTGCAGGTTATAGAACTGATAACGGTCATTTTCCAGATCGCAGACGACGAAGCGGTCCAGCAGGCGCACCATGCTCTGGATCAGCAGCTCCATGGATGCGTTGGCCGAGGCCATCTGCATCCGCCGCGCCGTCTCGGCTTTGCTCTCTGTGATGTCCCGCAAAAAGATCATCGCATAGTTCGAGTCCCCGATCTCGCCGCGCATGACCACGTTGCGGACCCACCGCTTTTCGCCGTTCAGGAAGATGCGGCATTCCTGGCACAGCTCGGTCTCAAGCCCCTTCAATTTTTCGGTGATGTAGGCGCGGTCGTAGAACTCCGTGACCTTCTGTTTGTCCTGTTCGACCACATAGTTGTCCACAAAGAATTTGACCAGCTCGTCCCATGTCTGGCTCTGCTCAAAGGCCGTCATCAGGGAGTCCTCCACCTTGAAGGTATCGAAGGTGTTCTGTTCCAGATCCACATAATATTCGCAGAGGTTCGCGCTGGTGAAGGCGCGGTGGAACGCTTCCGCCCGCTGCGCCTGCATCCGGCTTTGCTTTTCTTCCTCAATGTTCCAGATGATGCCGGCGATGCGGCTGGCCGTGCCATCCAGACGGCGGATCACTTCCGCCGAGACCCGGAACCACTGGTATTGGCCGTTTTTCAGCCTCAGCCGGTACTCCACGCTGAACTTTGTGGTGTTGGTCTTGTCGGCCGCCGTTTCAAAAAGCAGCGTCATCACCCGGTCTTTGTCCTCCGGGTGCAGAAGCTCCGACCACGCATCCAGCTGGTTCGGGAAATCCAGAGCGTCATGATACCCCAGGATCTGCCGGAAGGCATGGCTCCAGTTCGCACGGACGATCCTGCCCTTTTCATCGCATTCAAAGTTCCACGGTGCCGAGTGGATGGACTCGTTGACCAGCGCAAGGTCTTCATACGCCCAATTCACCTGCACCGACAGCACCCAGAGCGGCCTGCCGTCCGCGTCCACGGCATCTTCCTTATAAAGACGCACGTAGGCCGGTGTTCCATCGGCTGTGAGGATCTGGCCCTCCCCTGCGCCCCGGATCTGACGAAAGCGCTCCGGTTCGAGGAAGCTGACGTTTTCCCCATAAAACAGGTTCTTCAGCGAACCCTTCGTCTGCTCCATCAGGGACGCATAGCTGTGGTTCAGGTTATGCAGCAGCAGTTCGCTGACCGACAGGATCGGCAGACCCGCATCATAGTACCCGGTCACGGTCCCGATGCCGCCATTCTGATGGATCGTGTTCTGCATCGCCTGAAGCACGTTCTCTCCCAATTTTTCCGTATCGGATGTATAGATCTCATCCGTAAGTCGGTTGTTGAACTTCATTTTTATCCTCGCATATATTTGAATCTGCCGTACGTTCCAGCCTCGCCAGAGGGCATACAATAACAATTATAGTATACCGCTGTCCCGTCACCCGTTCAAGCTATTTTTTCAATCGGGTAAACATTCTTCCGGTGCCCCGCGCTCCCCCATTTTTCGGGCAGATTGCAACAAAAGTCCGGCAACTTCCGCAAAGGGCTCCATTTTTCATCGCTTTCTCCCAAAAACACGTTCAGATTCCTTGCAATGCCGTTGTCGGGGTGGTAGAATGGTCTTATATCTCGATCGTGCTGCGCCTTTTTTCCGGCTCTCGAACGGCTTTTTGCCAGAGTGCCGGGCAAGCCGCACGCAGGGGGCGGCATCATTCCCGTGGGGTGGGCTGTATCATCATACAAGAGGTCCGGGTCAGCCCGCTGCACTGCGGCGGCTGGCAGCGGGCCGTGAGGAAGAGGAACATAAAGAATGAAGAAGAACACACTGCGCAGCCTGTTTGCCCTGCTGACCGCCCTGGTGATGGCAGTCTGTCTGCTGACCGGCTGCGGCGCAGCGGACACCGAGCCGGTGGAAGCACAGGAAGACGCCGAGACCATTCAGGTGTATCTGTGGACTGCCGCCCTGTACGACACCTACGCCCCCTACATCCAGGCCCAGCTGCCGGACGTGAACATTGAGTTCATCGTCGGCAACAACGATCTGGATTTTTACAAATTTTTGCAGCAGAACGGCGGTCTGCCGGATATCATCACCTGCTGCCGCTTCTCACTGCACGATGCAGCGCCCCTGAAGGACAGCCTGATGGATCTTTCCACCACCAACGAGGCGGGTGCCGTCTACAACACCTACCTCAACAGCTTCAAAAATGAGGACGGCAGCGTGAACTGGCTGCCGGTGTGCGCCGACGCCCACGGCTTCGTGGTCAACCGCAGCCTGTTTGCGCAGTACGACATCCCGCTGCCCACCGATTACGCGAGCTTCGTTTCGGCCTGTCAGGCATTTGAGAAGGTGGGTATCCGCGGCTTTACCGCCGATTACGCCTACGATTACACCTGCATGGAAACGCTGCAGGGGCTTTCTGCTGCCGAGCTGACCACGGTGGACGGGCGCAAGTGGCGCACCGCTTACAGCGACCCCGCCAACACCACGCGGGTCGGGCTGGACGATGCCATCTGGCCGGGTGCCTTCGAGCGGATGGCACAGTTCATCCAGGATACCCACCTTACGGCAGACGACCTTGCGCAGACTTACGATGACGTGATGGACCTGTTCCGGAACAGGGAGGTCGCCATGTACTTTGGCAGCTCTGCCGGCGTGAAGATGTTCCAGGATGAGGGCATCGACACCACCTTCCTACCCTTCTTCAGCCAGAACGGCGAACAGTGGATCATGACCACTCCCTATTTCCAGGTGGCGCTGAACCGTGACCTGGAGCAGGACACGGCCCGCCGCGAAAAAGCCATGAAGGTGCTGGACGTCATGCTCTCCGAGGAGGCACAGAACCGGATCGTCTCGGAAGGGCAGGACATTCTGAGCTACAGCCAGGACGTCCCCCTGCGCCTGACCGATACCATGAAGAACGTCCGCTCTGTGGTGGAAGAGAACCACCTGTACATCCGCATCGCCTCCAACGATTTCTTTGCCATCTCCCAGGATGTGGTCTCTAAAATGATCGCGGGCGAGTATACGGCAAAACAGGCGTATCAGGCGTTCAATGCCCAGCTTCTTGCGGACGAGGAGCCTGCTGCGGACGAGGTCGTGCTGACCTCTGAGAAACGCTATTCCAACGTGTTCCACGCAAACGGCGGCATCGCCTCCTTCTCCGTCATGGCAAACACCCTGCGCGGCGTTTACGGCACCGATGTGCTGCTTGCCACTGCAAACAGCTTTACCGGCAGCGTGCTGCAGGCTGACTATACCGAAAAGATGGCGGCTTCCATGATCATGCCCAACGGTCTGATGTCCCGCCAGCGCACCATGACCGGCGCAGAGCTGAAGGAGACCGTCCGTGCCTTTGTGGAAGGCTGCGAGGGCGGCTTTGTGCCCTTCAACCGTGGTTCTCTGCCGGTGGTCAGCGGCATTGCCGTGGAGGTAAAAGAGGCAGGCGGCAGCTATACCCTGACCGGCATCACCCGGAACGGCCAGCCGCTGCGGGATGACGACACCGTGACCGTGACCTGCCTGGCCACGGCCAGCCAGATGGCAGCGCTGCTTGCGGACGAATGCGGCACGTCTGCGGGCGAAGATACATGGGTAAAATATACATGGCGCGAGGCTCTCTCCGGCGGCGGCGTGGTGCTTGCAGAGCCGGAACACTACATGACACTGAGGTGAACAGAATGCCAGACGAAAAGCACGAACCCAACCGAAACGGCCATTTCCGGCAAAAATTGCTCTCTGCTGCTGCCATCCTTCTTCTGGTCTTGCTGGCAGCCAGATTCAGCATTCAGTATCTCTCGTTCGTGTCGCAGACCATCTATCAGGAAAGCACCTCGCATCTGGAAGAAGTGCTGCACAAATCCAACAATATGCTGAAAGAGATGGTGCGCAAGAACGTGAGCTATCTGCACCTGTACAACTGCTTTCTGGAAAGCACCTCGGACGCGGACGCCATTCAGGCGTATATCGAGAAAGCGCAGCAGGACATCGGATTTGTCGGCTTCTACTTTCTTTCCTATGACGGAAACTACATGACCGTGAACGGGGAAACAGGCTACCTTGGCTTGCAGACCAATCTGGACGAAAGGCTCGCCGATGGCGAGGATATCGTGATGAACACAGCACTGCCCGGCAAGGCACAGATGCTTGTGTTCATCTGCCCCGAAACACAGGGCAGCTACCGGGGCTTTGCCTACGATGCCGTTGCCATCTCTTATTATAATGATGCGGTGCTGAAGCTGCTGGACAGCTCTGCGTTTCAGGGCAACGCCAGCAACTATGTGATCTACTCGGATGGACGGGTCGTCATCGACAATTCCGTAAACCGCAAGAAAACGATCTACAACTTCATTGCGATGCTGCGCGACTATTCCGACCTTTCCGAGGAGGAGATCCTTACGCTTTCGGATGATTTTGCGCAGGGCCGCAGCGGAAACCGGAAGGTAACGCTGGGCGACACCCGTTATTATCTGGTCTACGAGGGCACGGCGGTGCAGAGCTGGACGATGCTGGGGCTTGTGCCGGTCAACATCGTCAATGCCAATCTGGACAAGCTGTGGTTCCGCACGGCGCAGATCGTAACGGGCATCGCCGCCGGTCTTGCCGCCGCCATCATCCTGCTCATCCTGCGCCGGAACCGCACCACCCTGCACCAGAAAAATACCGAGATCCTGTACCGTGACGAGCTGTTCCAGAAGCTCTCGCTGAACGTGGACGACGTGTTCCTGATGCTGGACGCAGAGACCTCCAAGGTGGATTACGTCAGCCCGAACATCGAGCGCCTGCTGGGCATCCCGTGGAAAGAAGTCCGCCAGGATGTCCATGTTCTGGCAGAGCTGTACCCGAAAGACTCCCCGTCGCACGGCAAAAACTTCCTGGAAGGGCTTCGCAGCGGGGAACAGCGCGAATGGGACTTCGAGTACGAACATCTGGAGACCAAGGAGCGCCGCTGGTTCCATAACATCGCCATGGGCAGCGAGGTAGAGGGCCGAACGAAGTACATCCTGGTGCTGTCAGACCGCACCGCCGACAAACAGGCGAATCAGGCCCTCTCGGAGGCCGTTGCGGCCGCCGAGACCGCCAACCGTGCCAAGAGCACCTTCCTTTCCAATATGTCCCATGATATCCGCACCCCCATGAATGCCATCATCGGCTTCACCACACTGGCGGTCAGCAACATCGACGACAAGGAGCGGGTGAAGGATTACCTCACCAAGACCCTCGCTTCCAGCAACCACCTGCTCTCCCTCATCAACGATGTGCTGGATATGAGCCGCATCGAAAGCGGAAAGATCCATCTGGAAGAGACCGAGGTCAACCTCTCGGATGTGCTGCACGACCTGAAGACCATCGTCAGCGGGCAGATCCACGCAAAGCAGCTGGATCTGTATATGGACGCCATGGATGTGACCGACGAGGACGTCTACTGTGACAAGACCCGGCTGAACCAGGTGCTGCTGAACCTGCTGTCCAACGCCATCAAGTTCACCCCGGCGGGCGGCATGGTCTCGGTGCGGGTGCGGCAGCTTGCGGGCCCGATGCACGGCTGCGGGCAGTATGAGTTCCGCATCAAGGACAACGGCATCGGCATGAGCCCGGAGTTTGCCCAAAAGATCTTTGAACCCTTTGAGCGGGAGCGCACCTCCACGGTCAGCAAGATCCAGGGCACCGGCCTTGGCATGGCCATCACCAAAAACATCGTGGATATGATGGGCGGCACCATTGAGGTGCAGACAGAGCAGGGCAAGGGCACCGAGTTCATCATCCGTGTGCCGCTGCGCGCACAGGCGGAACACCGCCCGGTGGAAAAGATCACCGAGCTGGAAGGCCTGAAGGCGCTGGTGGTGGACGACGATTTCAACACCTGCGACAGCGTGACCAAGATGCTGGTCAAGGTGGGGATGCGCTCGGAGTGGACCCTCTCCGGCAAGGAGGCCGTGCTGCGCGCACGGCAGTCCATTGAGATGAGCGATGCCTACCATGCCTATATCATCGACTGGCGTCTGCCGGATATGAACGGCATCGAAGTCACCCGCCAGATCCGCAGCCTGAACGACGACACCCCCATCATCATCCTGACCGCCTACGACTGGTCTGACATCGAGGTGGAGGCAAAGGCCGCCGGTGTGACGGCGTTCTGCTCCAAGCCCATGTTCCTCTCCGACCTGCGCGAGACCCTGATGAGCGCCCTCGGCCAGAAACGAACGGATGCCGCGCAGGAGCTTCTGCCCGAAAAACAGGAAAACTTCAAGGGCCGCACCATCCTGCTGGTGGAGGACAACGAGCTGAACCGCGAGATCGCGCTGGAAATTCTGCGCGAGTACGGCTTCCAGGTCGATACGGCCGAAAACGGCGCGGTGGCGGTGGAAAAAGTCCGCACCAGCGCACCGGGCCGCTACGATCTGGTGCTGATGGATGTGCAGATGCCGGTCATGGACGGCTACACCGCCACCCGGCAGATCCGCGCTTTGGAGGACCCGGCGCTGGCCGGGATCCCCATCCTCGCCATGACGGCCAACGCCTTTGACGAAGACCGCCGCAACGCGCTGGCAAGCGGCATGAACGGCTTTTTGTCCAAGCCGATCATCGTCGGCGACCTGGTGCAGGAGCTGCGCAAGATCTTATAAGATGCGCACTCCCCTTTTCCGCCGTCTTGACAAGCCCGGCGCATCTGGTACAATACAACAAAGGCTCTGCGGCGGCCCCTTTACATCTTGCGGCCGTACATTCCGGGAAAGGAACTTCATCATGGATTCGAACACCAAACGCTCTCTGCTCGTCACCGTTGTGGGGGTAACACTTTTTGTTGCACTGCTGCGGTTTTCGGATGTGCTCGCCTTTGCGGCACGTCTTGTGGATCTGGCGCTGCCCATACTGGCGGGCGGCATCCTGGCACTTTTCATCAACGTGCCCATGACCGGGCTGGAAAAGCGGCTGAAGCAGCTGTTCCGCAAGGCCGGAAAGCAGCCGCCGGACAAGACCCTTCGTCTCCTCAGCTTTTTCATCACGCTGGTCGGCATCGTGCTGGTGCTGGTGCTTGCGCTGACCCTGCTGGTGCCGGAACTGGTCAAATCGTTCCACAGCCTTTATCTGCAGATCGAGTCGAACATCCCCCGCTGGACCGCCTACCTCAGCGCACAGGACGCCGACATGGGCTGGCTGATGCACTGGCTGGAGGGCATCAACTGGGAGCAGCTGCTCCACAAAGCCGCCGACAGCATCGACAAGGTGCTGGTCAATGCGGTAGGTGCCGTATCCGCCACGGTGAACGTCATCGTGACGGCCTCCTTCGCCCTCATCATCTCCGTCTATCTGTCGCTTGGGACGGAGAGCCTTGGCCGACAGGCCCATACGCTGGTGTGCGCGTATCTGAAGCCCCGCCACGCCGCCGGGCTGCTCCGGTTCTGCCGGCTGTTCCGGCAGTCCTTCGCCAATTTCCTGACCGGCCAGTGCAGCGAGGCGGTGATCCTCGGCGTTCTCATGGCCTTTGCCTTCTCCGTTTTCCAGCTCCCCTACGGCAGTCTGGTGGGGATGCTGACCGCCATCTGTGCCATCATCCCCTATGTGGGTGCCCTCATCTCCTGCGTGGTCAGCGTGGTCCTTGTGCTGCTGGTGGACCCGATGCTGGCGGTGCGCTGCCTCATCGTTTACCTCGCGGTGCAGTTCATCGAGAACCAGTTCATCTACCCCCGTGTCGTGGGCAAATCCGTCGGGCTTTCGCCGCTCTACACCCTGATCGCCGCCATGATCGGCGGCAACCTCTTCGGCATCCTCGGCATCATCTTCTTCATCCCGCTGACGGCGGTGGTCATCGAGCTTGTGAAAGAGGACGCCTGCCGACGCCTGCAAGCCAACGGGAACCAATCATGACCCCCAGCCCCCCGGAATGCGCCCGCCGCGCTCCGGGGGCGTTTTTGTCGGCCCGGCTCTGTTTGCCGGGTTTCTTTTTTCTTGCCTTTTC
Proteins encoded in this window:
- a CDS encoding AI-2E family transporter translates to MDSNTKRSLLVTVVGVTLFVALLRFSDVLAFAARLVDLALPILAGGILALFINVPMTGLEKRLKQLFRKAGKQPPDKTLRLLSFFITLVGIVLVLVLALTLLVPELVKSFHSLYLQIESNIPRWTAYLSAQDADMGWLMHWLEGINWEQLLHKAADSIDKVLVNAVGAVSATVNVIVTASFALIISVYLSLGTESLGRQAHTLVCAYLKPRHAAGLLRFCRLFRQSFANFLTGQCSEAVILGVLMAFAFSVFQLPYGSLVGMLTAICAIIPYVGALISCVVSVVLVLLVDPMLAVRCLIVYLAVQFIENQFIYPRVVGKSVGLSPLYTLIAAMIGGNLFGILGIIFFIPLTAVVIELVKEDACRRLQANGNQS
- a CDS encoding ABC transporter substrate-binding protein, with protein sequence MKKNTLRSLFALLTALVMAVCLLTGCGAADTEPVEAQEDAETIQVYLWTAALYDTYAPYIQAQLPDVNIEFIVGNNDLDFYKFLQQNGGLPDIITCCRFSLHDAAPLKDSLMDLSTTNEAGAVYNTYLNSFKNEDGSVNWLPVCADAHGFVVNRSLFAQYDIPLPTDYASFVSACQAFEKVGIRGFTADYAYDYTCMETLQGLSAAELTTVDGRKWRTAYSDPANTTRVGLDDAIWPGAFERMAQFIQDTHLTADDLAQTYDDVMDLFRNREVAMYFGSSAGVKMFQDEGIDTTFLPFFSQNGEQWIMTTPYFQVALNRDLEQDTARREKAMKVLDVMLSEEAQNRIVSEGQDILSYSQDVPLRLTDTMKNVRSVVEENHLYIRIASNDFFAISQDVVSKMIAGEYTAKQAYQAFNAQLLADEEPAADEVVLTSEKRYSNVFHANGGIASFSVMANTLRGVYGTDVLLATANSFTGSVLQADYTEKMAASMIMPNGLMSRQRTMTGAELKETVRAFVEGCEGGFVPFNRGSLPVVSGIAVEVKEAGGSYTLTGITRNGQPLRDDDTVTVTCLATASQMAALLADECGTSAGEDTWVKYTWREALSGGGVVLAEPEHYMTLR
- a CDS encoding response regulator, with product MPDEKHEPNRNGHFRQKLLSAAAILLLVLLAARFSIQYLSFVSQTIYQESTSHLEEVLHKSNNMLKEMVRKNVSYLHLYNCFLESTSDADAIQAYIEKAQQDIGFVGFYFLSYDGNYMTVNGETGYLGLQTNLDERLADGEDIVMNTALPGKAQMLVFICPETQGSYRGFAYDAVAISYYNDAVLKLLDSSAFQGNASNYVIYSDGRVVIDNSVNRKKTIYNFIAMLRDYSDLSEEEILTLSDDFAQGRSGNRKVTLGDTRYYLVYEGTAVQSWTMLGLVPVNIVNANLDKLWFRTAQIVTGIAAGLAAAIILLILRRNRTTLHQKNTEILYRDELFQKLSLNVDDVFLMLDAETSKVDYVSPNIERLLGIPWKEVRQDVHVLAELYPKDSPSHGKNFLEGLRSGEQREWDFEYEHLETKERRWFHNIAMGSEVEGRTKYILVLSDRTADKQANQALSEAVAAAETANRAKSTFLSNMSHDIRTPMNAIIGFTTLAVSNIDDKERVKDYLTKTLASSNHLLSLINDVLDMSRIESGKIHLEETEVNLSDVLHDLKTIVSGQIHAKQLDLYMDAMDVTDEDVYCDKTRLNQVLLNLLSNAIKFTPAGGMVSVRVRQLAGPMHGCGQYEFRIKDNGIGMSPEFAQKIFEPFERERTSTVSKIQGTGLGMAITKNIVDMMGGTIEVQTEQGKGTEFIIRVPLRAQAEHRPVEKITELEGLKALVVDDDFNTCDSVTKMLVKVGMRSEWTLSGKEAVLRARQSIEMSDAYHAYIIDWRLPDMNGIEVTRQIRSLNDDTPIIILTAYDWSDIEVEAKAAGVTAFCSKPMFLSDLRETLMSALGQKRTDAAQELLPEKQENFKGRTILLVEDNELNREIALEILREYGFQVDTAENGAVAVEKVRTSAPGRYDLVLMDVQMPVMDGYTATRQIRALEDPALAGIPILAMTANAFDEDRRNALASGMNGFLSKPIIVGDLVQELRKIL